The following DNA comes from Sebastes umbrosus isolate fSebUmb1 chromosome 8, fSebUmb1.pri, whole genome shotgun sequence.
CCTCGTTAGCCTGTGCTCCTCACAGctgtgtgtctttctctctcaggcCTGGCTGAACGAGAAGTTCTCCCCGGAGCTGATGGAGAACAAGTCGGAGGTGGTGGAGTGTGTGATGGAGCAGCTGAGTCACATGGTAAACTACACTAAAGGGGAATACCTCTGTGggttgtgtgtctgtctgtgtcttctTCTCCGTCTTCTAACTAACTGTTTGTTCAGAAACTCTCATGATTCTACCTACATCTCTAAATGTCACCAAACAGCACATACTGCAACGATTAtgcatgcagtggtggaagaagtgttCATGCTCAAATacaagtagtaataccacattacagtttccagcatcacagttccatagtgcaaaacatggtagtaaaaaagttagttgtgcaaagtacaaaaaaatataccagatataaaaaatacaagtggagaaaactgttaaaagtgaatatagagcagctgtgatacacgactattaaaaaagtgaatatagtgcaaaagagactgttaaaaatgagtatagtgcagggtaactcccgTGGCttagtcggagacgataacgtttctcgctgcggagccccgtcacttcacaagacacgggacacctcttggtctggaggagcttcagcatttatttctgcacaaatgtccactgtacattcactagatattctcagaggtaaactaactcttctgcagtgtggagtgtgcgcgcatgcacgtgagagtggagcgagctgtgagtgaaggcaggcaggcagaggagcagagactccggccctggagaccaaagctacggtctccctctcatcctccgaccgcggccaacactgttttgcaagacgggcttcattaGATATAACttggtggttttggtgcttccgtgacaccgacccggattgatttatatgtgtaagaagttacaaacagtccctttttaaaGGGCAACACCACCTAATTTCAATTGCAGAAATGAATTGCCGTTATGTCAGCGTCCTGACCTTTTCCTCCAACAGGAAGCCAACTTGCAGCGGGTGAAGAAAGGTGACGCGAAGGCCAGCATCCACCGCATGGAGATAGACAGGATTCGCTTTGTGCTCAGCAGCTACCTGCGTGCTCGTCTGCAGAAGGTCAGCGAGGTTAACAATACAACATTGTGCAAAATAGAGCTCTCATTTCACTCAGTGCCTGTTTGTTGACAAAAATTTCCTGATCTTTGTGCCACGCATGTCTAGATTGAAAAGTTTTTCCCGCACGTCCTGGAGAGAGAAAAGTCCCGTGGCGAGGGAGATCCGTCTCTGCTTTCACCCGAGGAGTTTGCCTTTGCCAAAGAGTGAGTATAGTCGAGTTGGGTCGGAGCTGTTTGTTTATACTGCTGTTTTTGTAACACTTGGGGATAAAAACACATAAGGGTGGGCGATATGGATAAATTTCTTTTATCACTGTAGTTTTATGTCAGTAACggtatatatcacgatatagtaATTGTTCagtaaattcaattaaatggTTTAAAGTAACCCAAATCACGTTACCTTGCGAGGAAGCTGGATGTGTGAAtcacaagatcacgcgagaattgATATCACAATGGAAACAGTATTGCCAAATCTCTACCGGTGATCATATCGCCCAACCTTAAAACCACCTGTTCATCTGGCATACAGGTACTATGCCAACACAGAAACCTACCTGAAGGCCGTAGCATTGAAGCGCATGCCCCCCAACCTGCAGACAGTGGACATGCTCAAAGCAGGTAAAATCTATTTCATATTCTCTATATCCCACATGCTCTGTTTATATGTGCTCAGTCTTGGGTTACTCATGCCTGAAATACTGCTATCAGTATGCGCTGGCAGGTGGTGGCTCTGACATTTCCACTGACCGTCACACTGAATCCCATGTGTTCTAATGTAATCCCAGTGCCCGAGCCCTGCCTGGACTCCTTTGTGTTTCTACGAGTGAAGGAGAGACAGGAAAACATCTTGGTTGAGCCTGAATCAGACGATCAGAGGTACGTTTTCATTTGTTGTCACTGTTTTCAAAACCCACTAGGTGGCAGTGTCACCTTTTCACATTCAGTACATTCAGTACATTTTTCTGCATAGATACTGAAACATCTGATGTTATCTCTACTCTGTCTCCTCCATCAGAGAGTATGTTGTAGATCTGGAAGTGGGCTCTCAGCATCTAATGCGCTATCGAACTATAGCACCACTTGTTTCAAGTGGAGATGTGCAATTAATCTGAACGTCGAGGTAAGTAACAATGAGTTTGACTGTGTCCTCCCTCTCATTAACTCAACACTGCCCTCACACCCTCTAGTACTGACATCTGCCAGTTCATTTCTGCAGATCTTACATAAGCAACTGCTTCAGAGTGacatctggatttatttttagctctcacttttttttctttgcagtgTTCATTGTCTCTTGGCAACAGATTTTCTTTCAAGAACCAAAATATGTTTACAATACTTGTCAGATCCCTGAActacacttaaagctgcagtggatagaATTGTTTTGAGgtgataaataggcattacactaacagaatattttgatcagcgctgcctagtttgaccgtttgatcggagttcgcgagtgattgacagctgcctctgttgaatgaacagccaataggaacgctctctctgaaatgacctgtgattggccaaagtagattttttaaagcctgaaaacagccataaggaggtgcagaagtctagttttctatcagaacacttgaattacaatatgctgaaaggttgttatggaattttttgcccaatgatgccaaaaatattctgcctactgcaggtttaacactCACATACACTGAACACAGTCATTTTTGTTGTTACAGGTCTGTTGGCGTGGATGTTTTTGGCTCCAGGAGGTCAGAAAATGAGCAGTGGCCTATTTTTGTAACATGGCACTAATGAGGAAGAGGCACATTAACCTGCATCTGGAGGTCACATCTGGAAATGTATTTGTCTCACTGTTGTGTGGATTAAAGACCAACTCGAGGGACGCAAACACAGACATTTGTAGCGCCATGTCTTCAAGACACCCTGTTCGCCGAAGCAGCGTTTGCAGCGCTGTGATGTTATTTTCGGATGTTTTTAATCATGTCGCAACTAATCTGCTAATTCATCCTGATACTTTATCCAGATGACTCACTTTATTGGACTTTTTCCTCTGCTGCTTAGTAACAAGATGCACCCGAAGGTGAAATTTCATCAGTTCGCTTGGCATTGAAGTGCGCATCAGCCCACGGTGCGCGTGGTAATGTGTGTTTGGAAGAATGCTGTTTCCTTTGATCGCCATTTATTTTAATGGCATTCACACATAAATTAATATGCTTTACTGTCATTATACATAATAGAAAACCTGTTAATGTTCAGATAACTTCTGGGCATCTCTTCACCTTGGCTTCACAAGTTTAAAGTTTCTTTTgagtgcatgtgtttttttagttttacccTAAAAGGATGTGTGGAACGTTGTCTTCTCTGAGACAGAATTGCTGTAATAGCATTGTTATGTAAGACTCACAAAGGGAGCAATCAGTGCTTATTGTTTTGCTCTCACACAGTTTTTGTAGCTAATAAGGGACCGAGGGAGAGCGGGGCTTTGCAAAACTGAACCAGGTGTCAACTGACTGTCGTCTTTTCAACCGCACTGCTGATGTAGCTAATGTGGAATCCTATAACGCAGTGTTATTGGGAGATTAGGAATAACACACAGGGAGGGTCTTAATGATTTAACCAGGCAAAAATCAAGTTTGATTAGACGCCAGATATCATACAGAGAAGTAATTAGTGTACATAAATGCTGTTATTCATagtaaaatgttggaaaatgaaAGCAGGGTTCTTTTGGACCTTGAAAATGTGgatttgagaaaaataaaaacttgtgAATGATTGGTTATGAAAgcatttgattttattatttcttaaaCGCAGCACCCAACATCATTGTTTTAGCTCAGTCATCTTTCTGGACATAAATCTTGACCAATATAACCCTTGTAACCAGTCATCAAAATATCCTCATGTGTGGTACATATGTATCAATATCAATATGTACGGCACGCTGAGTCGTTTTGTAATCCGGCCCTGCACATGCTGGCGCGCCGTGGGACAGCGATTCCTTCAGTACAGGAGCCAACTAGCAGACGACTCGGTGTCCACTGACCGGTCTGAGAATAGAGCCCGAGATGACTGGAATAGTTTCCACTATGCAGAGTAGGGTAGAGTTACATATAGTAGACCTATGTGAACTAAATCACCACGTCAGAAATGGACAACACCGTCATGAGGTGACAATAAGGACAGAATTTTACaataacatgtttttgtcttgaCCGTCAAATATGGAATTAGAGTAGAAGTAGCACCGAAGTGGCTGTAAATGATCTGAAATCTGCACTATAGGCTGATCTAAAACAACATTACACACAGCCACAACACGTCTGATTGGTCAGACGAGTAGAGAGGGTGGAGTATACAACATGACAACTGAGGTAGTATAAATAGGATCCTGTACAAGATTCAAGGGGATGACCGAGACTACAGACGACCACTCTAGCTGCTCATGGGAGTTTGTAAGTAAGGTTTAAGATATATTTGTGAGATTATAATTGCAGAACAAAGagatttttttatgtattacatcAATCATTTTGAAATCTTTATCAATATACAGTCTGCTGTAATACTGAcatgatttatttgtattttctaGAACACCAGCTAAACATTGAGGGTAATACTCCCATCACTCAACACCAGACTACCAGTATGGAGATGTCCAGTACAACGTAAGCAAACTGAGTGTGGGGATTGTGCTGCGGGGTGCATTATCTTGCATCACTTCTTCAATTATTGTCAAAAAATTAGGGTGAATTATAATTATCCCATTTTTTTTGtcaccttaaaggaacagtgtagcatttaggggaatctattggaagaaatggaatataatattaataactatgttctctttattttataatcacccgaaaataagaattgttgtgtttgtgaaatCACTCTTTATCTGTTACTAGTTTCCTGCCAGTATTTGGCTTCGGGTCAATGGCCCAGTCAGCTGGACTTGCAGAGATTGCCGTCAGGCTGTGCTTGAACCAACGAAAACAACTGTGTCCTCATGTTTGGGTTCCCATCCTGAAGCCCCAGCGCCCCTGCATCCGTCCTCCAGCTTCAGACCAGCTATCCTCTGAGATCTTGAGCCAAGCATACCTGACCCACCTTTTCCCATATCCCTTGGATGACGACTtagacgatgatgatgatgttttgcCCCCAATCAAGAACAAACACGTGATTTTCGCTGACTCGCGTGGGTTATCCCTAACAGCCGTACGAGTGTTTTCTGACCAAGAGGAGCAGTCTGACCTTGACCTGCTGCCTTCGCTGCAGGGTTTGGGGAGCATGACGGAGGCTGGCTACAGCTGCACCGTCA
Coding sequences within:
- the gins4 gene encoding DNA replication complex GINS protein SLD5; this translates as MSDEASDVNQEDSQEDVMTPAELIDKLEEAWLNEKFSPELMENKSEVVECVMEQLSHMEANLQRVKKGDAKASIHRMEIDRIRFVLSSYLRARLQKIEKFFPHVLEREKSRGEGDPSLLSPEEFAFAKEYYANTETYLKAVALKRMPPNLQTVDMLKAVPEPCLDSFVFLRVKERQENILVEPESDDQREYVVDLEVGSQHLMRYRTIAPLVSSGDVQLI